One genomic segment of Natrialbaceae archaeon AArc-T1-2 includes these proteins:
- a CDS encoding RIO1 family regulatory kinase/ATPase — MDIRQLARGTVEWDRLERVFRTLAERYDRTVVRVEFLEADNWLSTPCVVDDEWFVKIVTRQNALVHALLTTGRNVGAITSGTGGFFDRFETPLGMVEHEYEATKRMREIGLNAPRPIEAFEVNGLGVLVLEYLPEFETLEELPDEVVRELAPELFEMLATLHEHGLAHGDLRAENILRCRGELYFIDATRVLEDRVAETTAYDLASAMAVLEPRIGARETVDAAAEYYGSSDLLSAREFLEFVRFRPDHEFDTTKLRSEIEKVADLDRG, encoded by the coding sequence ATGGACATCCGCCAGCTCGCACGCGGGACAGTCGAGTGGGATCGACTCGAGCGCGTCTTCCGGACGCTGGCGGAGCGGTACGACCGCACGGTCGTTCGCGTCGAGTTTCTCGAGGCAGACAACTGGCTGTCAACGCCGTGTGTCGTCGACGACGAGTGGTTCGTCAAGATCGTCACGCGCCAGAACGCCCTCGTCCACGCGTTGCTCACGACGGGTCGCAACGTCGGCGCGATCACCTCGGGGACGGGTGGATTTTTCGATCGGTTCGAGACCCCACTGGGCATGGTCGAACACGAGTACGAGGCGACGAAACGGATGCGCGAGATCGGACTCAACGCCCCGCGTCCGATCGAGGCCTTCGAGGTCAACGGCCTCGGCGTGCTCGTGCTCGAGTATTTGCCCGAGTTCGAGACGTTAGAGGAGCTTCCGGACGAGGTGGTCCGCGAACTCGCTCCCGAACTGTTCGAGATGCTCGCGACGCTACACGAACACGGTCTGGCACACGGTGATCTGCGGGCCGAAAACATCCTCCGGTGTCGGGGCGAGCTCTACTTTATCGATGCGACCCGGGTCCTCGAAGACCGCGTCGCGGAGACGACCGCCTACGACCTCGCCTCGGCGATGGCCGTCCTCGAACCGCGGATCGGCGCTCGCGAGACCGTCGATGCAGCCGCCGAGTACTACGGATCGTCCGATCTGCTGTCGGCACGCGAGTTCCTCGAGTTCGTCCGGTTTCGTCCCGACCACGAGTTCGACACGACGAAACTGCGAAGCGAGATCGAGAAGGTCGCCGACCTCGACCGAGGGTAA
- a CDS encoding DUF5812 family protein, whose protein sequence is MDEKTGTFVVTHAEEDCAVVRDVETAQVHTLSSNPGVEVDEVLEATVAPDPPLEVTWQVVEVESSRRIELVDSDLEPTQHSKAIASDASVGDLVTEERAGTGEIHVLSVPPEDVEDAAADVLEDEETIARAARLEAVRVEVRRSIDDGVLSVRYLPE, encoded by the coding sequence ATGGACGAGAAGACCGGCACGTTCGTCGTCACGCACGCCGAGGAAGACTGTGCGGTCGTTCGCGACGTCGAGACCGCACAGGTTCACACCCTCTCGTCGAATCCCGGCGTCGAGGTCGACGAGGTTCTCGAGGCGACCGTTGCGCCGGACCCACCGCTCGAGGTCACCTGGCAAGTCGTCGAGGTCGAATCCAGCCGGCGGATCGAACTGGTCGACAGCGACCTCGAGCCGACCCAGCACTCGAAAGCGATCGCGAGCGACGCGTCGGTCGGCGACCTCGTGACAGAAGAGCGAGCCGGCACCGGCGAGATTCACGTGCTGTCGGTGCCGCCGGAAGACGTCGAGGACGCCGCAGCCGACGTCCTCGAGGACGAGGAGACGATCGCCCGGGCGGCCAGACTCGAGGCGGTTCGGGTGGAGGTTCGCCGATCGATCGACGACGGCGTGTTGAGCGTCCGGTACCTGCCGGAGTGA
- the secF gene encoding protein translocase subunit SecF — MGSFDVPEIDYTRYTNRQLAAVPLAVLAVALAILGGWYLAFGMPVDAGIEFAGGTELTIETEADESEIEAAFEEEPSSVQSVQAEADQYIVQFTSPDSEALTDQAEANLGGGDVVQQTSSVSPSFAAQAQQTALLGLAVAFVGMSIIAFLLFRTFVPSIAIVASAFSDLVIPLAFMNIVGIELTLGTVAALLLLIGYSVDSDILLNNHVLRRTGDFYESTYRAMRTGVTMTVTSMVAMLVMAISGYIFGVELLASVGIILFVGLAADLMNTYMLNLSLLRWYKFKGVAR, encoded by the coding sequence ATGGGGTCTTTCGACGTACCGGAGATCGATTACACCCGGTACACGAACCGCCAGCTCGCGGCGGTGCCGCTTGCGGTTCTCGCCGTGGCGCTTGCCATTCTCGGCGGCTGGTACCTGGCCTTCGGCATGCCGGTAGACGCCGGAATCGAGTTCGCCGGAGGCACCGAGCTGACGATCGAGACGGAGGCAGACGAGTCAGAGATCGAAGCGGCCTTCGAGGAGGAGCCGTCGTCGGTCCAGTCGGTACAGGCGGAGGCGGACCAGTACATCGTCCAGTTTACGTCGCCCGACTCGGAGGCGTTGACCGACCAGGCCGAAGCGAACTTGGGCGGCGGAGACGTCGTCCAGCAGACGTCGTCGGTCTCGCCATCGTTTGCCGCCCAGGCCCAGCAAACGGCGCTGCTCGGACTCGCGGTCGCGTTCGTCGGCATGAGCATCATCGCGTTCTTGCTCTTTCGGACGTTCGTCCCGTCGATCGCCATCGTCGCGTCGGCGTTTTCAGACCTCGTGATCCCGCTTGCGTTCATGAACATCGTCGGGATCGAACTCACGCTCGGGACCGTCGCCGCACTGTTGTTGCTCATCGGCTACTCCGTGGACTCGGACATCCTGTTGAACAACCACGTGTTGCGACGGACCGGTGACTTCTACGAGAGCACCTACCGCGCGATGCGAACCGGCGTAACGATGACTGTGACCTCGATGGTCGCGATGCTCGTGATGGCGATTTCGGGGTACATCTTCGGCGTCGAGTTGCTCGCGTCGGTCGGCATCATCCTCTTCGTTGGCCTCGCCGCCGACCTGATGAACACCTACATGTTGAACCTCAGCCTGCTTCGCTGGTACAAATTCAAGGGGGTGGCTCGGTAA
- a CDS encoding preprotein translocase subunit SecD, protein MLGSIKENWRLILLVIFVAAALFALFVPGGVFGDEGGTDAVEETEDDAVEEGLTNLEYGLGLDGGTRISAPVVGMTAEDIDSGAIDEEEGVIDEQRLGEIETTVQDDLELAAADVRVGYHEDDNAVHAEVFSEEVDESEFVDALAAADVDYDAGDVRDGVTDETRAEIVSTLELRINEAGLSGGQATERAAVGGEHFVVVEVPDMGEEELRELISERGVVEIWAYHPDENGEQVNETVLTGEEIADVDPPRASEEGDGYEVPVEVEPDAAPAFQDRMNDLEFTTTGQGQCALRGDGETINFDHDDPQYCLLTVSDGEPVDAHSMGPRLADNMHGGDWEHSPSFFMGAQSQTQAHSLSVDLRAGSLPAPIDLSPQSSQTFSITPALADQFKLYSLFIGVLSVLAVSGMVYLRYSDARVAAPMIITALAEVVILLGFAAAIRMPLDLSHVAGFIAVVGTGVDDLIVIADEVMSEGEVNQQKIFDSRFRKAFWVIGAAAATTIVAMSPLAVLSGLGDLRGFAIITILGVLIGVLVTRPAYGDILRHLLTGDK, encoded by the coding sequence ATGCTCGGTAGTATCAAAGAGAACTGGCGGCTCATCCTGCTCGTGATCTTCGTCGCCGCCGCCCTGTTCGCGCTGTTCGTCCCCGGTGGCGTCTTCGGCGACGAGGGCGGCACCGACGCCGTCGAGGAAACCGAAGACGACGCCGTCGAGGAGGGGCTGACGAACCTCGAGTACGGACTCGGGCTCGACGGCGGGACGCGCATCAGCGCTCCCGTCGTCGGTATGACGGCCGAGGACATCGACAGCGGCGCGATCGACGAAGAGGAGGGCGTCATCGACGAACAGCGACTCGGCGAGATCGAGACCACCGTGCAAGACGACCTCGAGCTCGCCGCGGCCGACGTCCGCGTCGGCTACCACGAGGACGACAACGCGGTCCACGCCGAGGTGTTCTCCGAGGAGGTCGACGAGAGCGAGTTCGTCGACGCGCTCGCTGCAGCCGACGTCGACTACGACGCAGGCGACGTTCGCGACGGCGTCACCGACGAGACCCGCGCCGAGATCGTCAGCACGCTCGAGTTGCGTATCAACGAGGCCGGCCTCTCGGGCGGGCAGGCGACCGAACGTGCCGCCGTCGGCGGCGAACACTTCGTCGTCGTCGAGGTCCCCGATATGGGAGAAGAGGAGCTGCGCGAGCTGATCTCCGAACGAGGCGTCGTCGAGATCTGGGCGTACCACCCCGACGAGAACGGCGAGCAGGTCAACGAGACGGTGCTCACGGGCGAGGAGATCGCCGACGTCGATCCGCCGCGGGCGAGCGAAGAAGGTGACGGATACGAGGTGCCGGTGGAGGTCGAACCGGACGCCGCGCCCGCCTTCCAGGACCGAATGAACGACCTCGAGTTTACCACCACCGGGCAGGGCCAGTGTGCCCTCCGCGGTGACGGTGAGACGATCAACTTCGACCACGACGACCCACAGTACTGTCTGCTTACGGTCTCGGACGGCGAGCCCGTCGACGCCCACAGCATGGGGCCGCGGCTGGCCGACAACATGCACGGCGGCGACTGGGAACATAGCCCGTCGTTCTTCATGGGTGCCCAGAGCCAGACGCAGGCGCACTCGCTGTCGGTCGACCTGCGTGCCGGCAGCCTGCCCGCGCCGATCGACCTGAGTCCCCAGAGCAGCCAGACGTTCTCGATCACGCCGGCGCTTGCCGATCAGTTCAAGCTCTACTCGCTTTTCATCGGCGTCCTGTCGGTGCTCGCGGTCAGCGGAATGGTCTACCTGCGCTACTCCGACGCCCGGGTCGCCGCGCCGATGATCATCACCGCGCTGGCGGAGGTGGTAATCCTGCTCGGCTTCGCGGCGGCGATACGCATGCCGCTCGATCTCTCACACGTCGCCGGGTTCATCGCGGTCGTCGGCACGGGCGTCGACGACCTCATCGTCATCGCCGACGAGGTGATGTCCGAAGGTGAGGTCAACCAGCAGAAGATCTTCGACTCGCGGTTCCGGAAGGCGTTCTGGGTCATCGGCGCTGCCGCAGCGACGACGATCGTCGCCATGTCGCCACTGGCCGTGCTCAGCGGCCTGGGTGACCTCCGCGGGTTCGCGATCATCACGATTCTCGGCGTGTTGATCGGCGTGCTCGTCACCCGGCCGGCCTACGGTGACATCCTGCGACACCTGCTGACCGGCGACAAGTAA